The Anaerolineales bacterium region GCTCAAGGGCGGCGTCTTCACCGAAGATTTGATCGAGACCTACATCGATTGGAAGCGCGTCAACGACGTGGACGTGCTGCGCCTGCGGCCGCATCCGATCGAATACGTCATGTACTACGATATCTAGGCGGTAGTAAGGGTAAAGTTGGTTGGTGACGCCAACTCCTTATTCACGGGCTCTGAGGGATCGCTGTGCGGCCCTCAGAGCCCTTACATTCACCGGGTCCGGTCTCGCAGCGTTTCATCTCTGCGTTGGTCGAGGGGAGCGGTTGAAGGTGGGCAATCAACGATCGCATCACGTTTTTACGCCGGCTCGACGGGCTGCCGCCGGCGCCGATGAAATTGAAGACCGTTTTTTCGTGTGCTACAATCCTGATAAATCGGATGGTACTTGTTGATCACACCGCCCGGTAACCGCCGGGCGTTTCTCACTATGATATGAGCGCGCAGACGAACACCCACCTGCATACAATTCTTTCCCGGCTGAATCAGATCGGTTCGGCGATCAATTCGGGCGCCTCCGGCGGGGTGGACAACCTGCAGGACACCCTGGGGTTGATCGTCGAAAGCGCCACGGAGGTCGTGCCCGGTTCGTCGGCCGTCATCTACACCTACGATGCGAAGCGCGGTGAATTCAACCTCGACTCGCGCGTTTCCTCCGAACTCAACTACGATCCGGATGCGGACGACGCGCCGCGCCCCAACGGCATCGGCGCACATGCCATCGCCGCAAAGAAACGCGTGCTCTCCTACGAACAGGAAGAGCTGGATATCCACCCGGCGAAGGTGGCCGCCGGCGCGACCGCCATGGTCTGCTACCCGCTCATCATCGCCGGCGAACCCATCGGCGCCCTGTACCTGTATCTCCACGAGCGTGAGACTTTCAACGAACTCGAGCTGCTCATGCTGGACAACATCGTCAACCTGACCGCCATGACGCTCGCCTCCGCGCAGCGTTTCACGGAAGCGCAGCTCGAACAGGTGCGCAAGGAAAAGGAGCTGCGCCGGCTCCACCGCGCCGGTATGTTGATCTCCTCCCACACGCGCCTGCAGGACACGCTCGACGCCATTTTGCGCATGGCCCTGGAAGTCACGGACGCAAAATACGGCATCTTCCGCCTGGTCGATAAAGAGGGCAAGTGCCTCATCACGCACGCCTTCGTGGGAGAGCAGCAGGTGAAACCGGCGACCGAGTCGCTGCCCATCGACGGGGGGTCCGTGATGGGCATGGTGGCCTTGAAGCGCTCGCCTTTGATCATTTCGGACCTGCGCGAGGAACCCTACAGCAAGCTGTACTATCCTCTAGATCACGAGCTGGTCATGCGTTCGGAATTGGCCGTCCCCCTGATCGGCGCCAGCGGGCGCCTGGAGGGCGTCCTCAACCTGGAAAGCCCGCAGTTGAACGCCTTCAGCAAACAGGACCTGTACATCCTGCAGACCCTGGCCACGCACGCCGTCGCCGCCATTCAGGAAGTGCGCCTGCTGGATGCGCTGCAAGAGATTTCGACCTACATCCTCACCCAGCCGCTGAAATCCATCCACCAGAAACTCGTCGAACAGGCTTGCGATTTGCTCAACGTGCCCCTGAGCGTGTTGTGGCTGCGGGAAGGCGACTGCTTGCTGATCCAGGCGGCCACCCGGCCCGAACTGGAAGGCCGGCAGATCGGCCTGCAGGACTCGTTGATCGGGAAGGCCGCGCTGTCCGGCGAAGCGGTGATCTCGTCGGATTTGAAAATCGACCTGCCTGCGGCGCTCTACGATCCGGCCGATTACAGCTCGTCGCTGATCGTGCCCCTTTTCGCCGCAGGAGAGCCGGACTCGAACAGCCCGGTCGGCGCTTTCAGCATCCACAGCGCGGCCGACCGCGAGCGCGATTTCGAGCAGTCCGAGTGGGATCGCAACGTGCTCAGCATCCTGGGATATTACGCGACGCTGGCCATACAAAACGCCGCGCATCAGGAAGCCGCCCGTCTGGCGCAGGAGCAGCGTACGGTGACCGAGGCGTTTGCCGCCATCGGCGATATCGCCTCCAACCTGATGCATCAGTTGAACAACAAGATCGGCGCCATACCGGTGCGCATCGAAGGCATCCAGGACAAATGCGCCCCCAGCCTGGCGGCGGATCCCTACTTGAGCCAGAATCTGACCGAAATCGAGAAAAGCGCAGCCACGGCCATAGAGATCCTCAAGGAAAACCTGTTCTTCCTGCGCCCGATCCGCCTCTCTTCGGTGAAGATCCAGGAGGCGGTCGACACCGCGTTGAACGCGGCGCGGCTGCCGGACGGCATTCAGGTCGTCTGCCGGGCCCTGGATTCGCTGCCCCCTGCACACGCCTGTCCCAAGCGGCTGCCGCTGGTGTTCATCAACCTGTTCGACAACGCCGTGCGGGCGATGCAGGGCGAGGGCGAAATTCGCGTCAGCGGCGCCGCGGATGGAGACCGGATTCGCATCGACATTCACGACACGGGACCCGGCATTCCCCCCGAGCTGCACGAACGCATATTCGAGTTGAATTACAGCGGGCAGTCCTCCGAGACGCACGAAAATCTGGGATTCGGCCTGTGGTGGGTCAAAACGCTGATGACCCGTTTCGGCGGGCTGATCACGGTGGACAGCGACGGATGTTCGGGTACGACCTTCACCCTCGAACTGCCCCGCGCGGAGGGATCCGCGTGATGATGGTGGAACCGATTCTCACCTTGATCGTCGAAGACGATCCCTCCTGGCAGGAAATCCTCACCGACATCCTGACCGATTTCGGTCTCAAGATCGATCTCAGCGACAACCTGAAGGACGCCGTCGAGCGCCTGCGCAGCACGCCGTATCGCCTGGCGATCATCGATCTGTCGCTGGCGGACGACGATCACAGCAATCAGGACGGGCTGGAAGTGTTGAGGGCCGTTCAGCGCCACGCGCCCGGATGTGTCAGCGTCATGTTGACCGGCTATGCGAGCGTCGAACTGGCGGTGGCGGTCATCCAGGAGTACGGCGCCATGACCTGCCTGCGCAAGGAAACTTTCCGGCGCGCCGAGTTCCGCAAAGTAATCCGCCAGGCCCTGTCCGCTTCAAACGCAAAACGAGATGCGGACGACCAACGGCCGGCCGACGAAATAGTTGACCGATCCGTTTCCGCTGAACTTGGCGATTCCACAAGAGCTTTCGAGGGACTTGCGCTGGTGGTGGAGGACGATGCGGGCTGGCGCAGTCTGCTTGCCGAACTGCTCCAGGATGCCGGCTACCGGGTTCACGAGAGTGCCAGCTACGGCGAAGCCCTGGGCTTGTTGAAGCGCACGCATTATCAGGTCACCGTGGTCGACATTTCGCTGGCCAGTTCGGTCCAGCCCAACCACAACGAAGACGGTCTGCGGCTGTTGAAAACCACGCGCCAGGCCGGCATTCCGACGATCATCGTCAGCGGTTCGGCCGATCCGGATTTGATCGACCGCGCCTACACGGACCACAACATTTATGCGTACCTCGAAAAGCAATCCTTTGAGCGCAGAACGTTTCTCGAAAACGTGGATCAAATCGTCTCGCTCACCTCGCTTCCGCAGAGCCTGACGGATCGCGAGGAAGAAGTACTCTCGCTCGTCGCCCAGGGCCTGAGCAACAAGGAAATCGCCGCGAAGCTGGTCATTTCCACGAACACGGTCAAGCGGCACGTCAAGTCGATCTTCGCCAAACTCGACGTCAATTCCCGCGCCGCCGCCTCCGCGCATGCGATCCGCATGGGCCTGGGGGGCAAGGTGCGGGAGGAGTGA contains the following coding sequences:
- a CDS encoding GAF domain-containing protein, translating into MSAQTNTHLHTILSRLNQIGSAINSGASGGVDNLQDTLGLIVESATEVVPGSSAVIYTYDAKRGEFNLDSRVSSELNYDPDADDAPRPNGIGAHAIAAKKRVLSYEQEELDIHPAKVAAGATAMVCYPLIIAGEPIGALYLYLHERETFNELELLMLDNIVNLTAMTLASAQRFTEAQLEQVRKEKELRRLHRAGMLISSHTRLQDTLDAILRMALEVTDAKYGIFRLVDKEGKCLITHAFVGEQQVKPATESLPIDGGSVMGMVALKRSPLIISDLREEPYSKLYYPLDHELVMRSELAVPLIGASGRLEGVLNLESPQLNAFSKQDLYILQTLATHAVAAIQEVRLLDALQEISTYILTQPLKSIHQKLVEQACDLLNVPLSVLWLREGDCLLIQAATRPELEGRQIGLQDSLIGKAALSGEAVISSDLKIDLPAALYDPADYSSSLIVPLFAAGEPDSNSPVGAFSIHSAADRERDFEQSEWDRNVLSILGYYATLAIQNAAHQEAARLAQEQRTVTEAFAAIGDIASNLMHQLNNKIGAIPVRIEGIQDKCAPSLAADPYLSQNLTEIEKSAATAIEILKENLFFLRPIRLSSVKIQEAVDTALNAARLPDGIQVVCRALDSLPPAHACPKRLPLVFINLFDNAVRAMQGEGEIRVSGAADGDRIRIDIHDTGPGIPPELHERIFELNYSGQSSETHENLGFGLWWVKTLMTRFGGLITVDSDGCSGTTFTLELPRAEGSA
- a CDS encoding response regulator, which produces MMVEPILTLIVEDDPSWQEILTDILTDFGLKIDLSDNLKDAVERLRSTPYRLAIIDLSLADDDHSNQDGLEVLRAVQRHAPGCVSVMLTGYASVELAVAVIQEYGAMTCLRKETFRRAEFRKVIRQALSASNAKRDADDQRPADEIVDRSVSAELGDSTRAFEGLALVVEDDAGWRSLLAELLQDAGYRVHESASYGEALGLLKRTHYQVTVVDISLASSVQPNHNEDGLRLLKTTRQAGIPTIIVSGSADPDLIDRAYTDHNIYAYLEKQSFERRTFLENVDQIVSLTSLPQSLTDREEEVLSLVAQGLSNKEIAAKLVISTNTVKRHVKSIFAKLDVNSRAAASAHAIRMGLGGKVREE